A single genomic interval of uncultured Desulfobacter sp. harbors:
- a CDS encoding phage tail protein yields MEKHKIIPLLPGIFQQSFKPGNPLFAFLSVMEGMHKDSETILNNLDSYFDPAKTDEKFIRFLLTWVDMDWLIDDEDTSGKMIKTDNLRLLIANAWYLSKWRGTSKGLIMFLETATGVKGFSINENAKDEKGIPLPFHIIINVPENAVPMRYIIERIIEKEKPAYVTHETKILIAS; encoded by the coding sequence ATGGAAAAACATAAAATAATACCATTGCTGCCGGGAATTTTTCAGCAGAGTTTCAAGCCGGGAAACCCTCTTTTTGCTTTTCTCTCGGTTATGGAAGGGATGCATAAAGATTCTGAAACAATATTAAACAATCTGGACTCTTATTTTGATCCTGCCAAAACAGATGAAAAATTTATCCGTTTTCTTTTAACATGGGTGGACATGGACTGGCTTATTGATGACGAAGATACATCCGGCAAAATGATAAAAACAGACAATTTGAGACTTCTCATTGCCAATGCCTGGTATCTTTCAAAATGGCGGGGTACCTCTAAAGGCCTTATTATGTTTTTGGAAACGGCCACCGGAGTAAAGGGTTTTTCAATCAATGAGAACGCAAAAGATGAAAAAGGAATACCTTTACCTTTTCATATAATAATAAATGTACCTGAAAATGCAGTGCCGATGCGGTATATTATTGAACGGATTATTGAAAAAGAAAAACCTGCTTATGTAACCCATGAAACAAAGATTTTGATAGCGTCGTAA
- a CDS encoding putative baseplate assembly protein produces the protein MSLISPNLDDRRFDDLMEEALKTIRNTCPAWTDLTPSDPGIVLLESFAHLTETMIYRLNKVPDKAYIAFLNLLGVKLFPPSSAAAVLTFSLTMPQNSDVVIPLRTRVTTKSTGSDQPPPIFYTNEKAIIKKGKLSVNVTASHCDFHDGELIGKGTGRPGLKLTLKNAPVAVASVGRHDFIVGVETPDDELEERTPAIKFQGKTYRIWNETENFTGSSETPYIYTVDRTNGTVSFAPEIKSGKGDSTKILGNVIKDGHEVRAWYTSGGGPGGNIGPGTLTKLKDPIQGISVANTFAATGGREQESIKNAILRGPRELHSLERAVTAEDFELIALKSSGGVIRAKAFTKAALWAHAQPGTVEILIVPNISENRDNVSLEILKTKENNEILSQIQNALLNRMPLGTTCLVNWVRYKTVNVKANVTVHRGQNPNAVKQRVEERLYKTINPLPDNSGGTGWSFGKPLRISDVYDIILKEPGVSYADNVFFSVDDVPNGKITSVVEDHFQKNTWYASETTTLYRTMNNGKGWEAVLQLTNDMNTIWSVCLSKNNPGAIALNTKKTGDIKSTVYFSSDCGESWSSIADTAFEIEDITLSERDGIPLLLMATDVGLYELWAKPGSVPVQLLVDNENQDSGFYNVTTAFDNRGTQYVIASSQKEKGIYMSAAGGKTGTFKNIGLEGKDIRTLAIQIDGPRTFLWAGPTVMGNEDGNGCCYTELTGSDISKDGWSTINENWIGGSVRAIAFMESTVFAATHRGGVLSVNMASRNRIWRRPNIRCGLPSRDAERLFQPVSTLAVNTEQSILLTGTPEGVFTSTDGENFTNCSKNSFTEKVTLPETWLFCSGTHEIHVETDGES, from the coding sequence ATGTCACTAATATCACCAAACCTTGACGACAGGCGATTTGATGACCTTATGGAAGAAGCGTTAAAAACGATAAGGAACACCTGCCCTGCGTGGACTGATCTTACGCCTTCCGATCCCGGTATTGTTCTTCTGGAATCATTTGCCCACCTTACGGAAACAATGATCTACAGGTTAAATAAAGTCCCTGATAAAGCTTATATTGCGTTTTTGAATCTTCTTGGAGTTAAACTTTTCCCACCGTCTTCTGCTGCTGCCGTATTGACATTTTCCTTAACGATGCCCCAAAACAGCGATGTGGTTATTCCTTTGCGTACAAGGGTCACAACAAAATCAACGGGGTCCGATCAGCCGCCGCCGATTTTTTACACCAATGAAAAAGCCATTATAAAAAAAGGGAAACTGTCTGTTAATGTAACAGCCTCCCACTGCGACTTTCACGACGGTGAACTGATTGGCAAAGGGACAGGTAGACCGGGTTTAAAGCTTACGTTGAAAAATGCTCCTGTTGCAGTTGCATCTGTGGGACGGCATGATTTTATTGTGGGGGTGGAAACACCGGACGATGAACTTGAAGAACGCACCCCTGCGATAAAATTTCAGGGAAAAACATACAGGATCTGGAATGAAACTGAGAATTTTACCGGCAGTTCAGAAACCCCGTACATTTATACGGTCGACAGAACAAACGGGACTGTTTCCTTTGCCCCTGAAATTAAATCCGGCAAAGGCGACTCAACAAAAATTTTAGGAAATGTTATTAAAGACGGACATGAGGTAAGAGCATGGTATACCTCAGGCGGCGGACCCGGGGGTAATATTGGCCCTGGCACGCTTACAAAACTCAAAGATCCTATTCAGGGCATAAGCGTAGCAAACACGTTTGCCGCCACCGGCGGGCGTGAACAGGAATCTATTAAAAATGCGATCTTAAGGGGCCCCAGGGAGCTGCACTCCCTGGAAAGAGCTGTTACGGCAGAAGATTTCGAACTGATCGCCCTGAAAAGCTCCGGGGGAGTTATAAGGGCAAAAGCCTTTACAAAAGCCGCACTTTGGGCACATGCACAACCGGGAACTGTTGAAATACTCATTGTACCCAATATTTCTGAGAATAGAGACAACGTTTCCCTTGAAATACTCAAAACAAAAGAAAACAATGAGATACTGAGCCAGATACAAAATGCCCTTTTAAACAGAATGCCCCTTGGAACAACCTGCCTTGTCAACTGGGTCCGGTATAAAACTGTAAATGTTAAGGCAAACGTAACTGTCCACAGGGGGCAAAACCCCAATGCGGTAAAGCAGCGTGTGGAAGAAAGACTCTATAAAACAATCAATCCCTTGCCGGACAATTCAGGGGGAACGGGCTGGTCATTTGGAAAGCCCCTTAGAATTTCAGATGTTTATGACATCATTTTAAAAGAACCGGGGGTAAGTTATGCAGATAACGTCTTTTTCAGTGTGGATGATGTACCAAACGGAAAAATCACCTCTGTGGTGGAAGACCATTTCCAGAAAAACACCTGGTATGCTTCAGAGACAACAACCCTTTACAGAACAATGAATAACGGTAAAGGCTGGGAGGCTGTTCTACAACTTACAAATGATATGAATACAATATGGTCTGTATGCCTCAGCAAAAACAATCCCGGTGCCATTGCTTTAAATACAAAAAAGACAGGGGACATCAAATCAACCGTTTATTTTTCATCAGATTGCGGTGAGTCCTGGTCTTCCATCGCTGATACAGCCTTTGAGATTGAAGATATCACCCTGAGCGAGCGTGACGGAATCCCTCTTTTGCTTATGGCAACGGATGTGGGCCTCTATGAACTGTGGGCAAAACCCGGATCAGTGCCCGTCCAGCTGCTTGTGGATAATGAAAATCAGGATTCAGGTTTTTATAACGTAACAACTGCATTTGATAACAGGGGAACTCAATATGTTATAGCCTCTTCCCAGAAAGAAAAAGGAATATATATGTCTGCCGCCGGAGGTAAAACAGGAACCTTTAAAAATATCGGTTTAGAAGGGAAAGACATAAGAACCCTTGCGATCCAGATAGACGGCCCGAGAACATTTTTATGGGCCGGCCCCACTGTAATGGGAAATGAAGATGGTAATGGATGCTGTTATACGGAACTCACTGGTTCCGACATATCAAAAGACGGCTGGTCAACGATCAATGAAAACTGGATTGGAGGCAGTGTAAGGGCCATCGCATTTATGGAGTCAACTGTTTTTGCAGCAACTCACAGGGGCGGCGTTCTGTCGGTAAACATGGCTTCAAGGAATAGAATATGGCGCAGACCAAACATCAGATGCGGACTTCCTTCAAGGGATGCAGAAAGACTTTTTCAACCTGTTTCAACCCTTGCAGTAAATACTGAGCAGTCCATTCTTCTTACAGGTACACCCGAGGGTGTGTTTACAAGTACAGATGGAGAAAATTTTACGAACTGTTCTAAAAACAGCTTTACGGAAAAAGTTACCCTTCCTGAAACATGGCTGTTCTGCTCCGGCACACATGAAATCCATGTTGAAACAGACGGAGAAAGCTAA
- a CDS encoding GPW/gp25 family protein yields MKRFNAFKFNFSSEKNIALKQAFAKGLSISDMGTLQMVDGSNSIRQSILMILSTVPGERIMRPDYGCELYKLTFSPNDETTAGLAIHYIKKAIAKWEKRIEITGIDAAPNAEYDEILDITMSYTIKKNLNEDHLTYSFNLEGSTR; encoded by the coding sequence ATGAAACGTTTTAATGCGTTTAAGTTTAATTTTTCATCTGAAAAAAATATAGCTCTGAAACAGGCTTTTGCCAAGGGCCTTAGTATTTCAGATATGGGAACACTTCAAATGGTTGATGGAAGCAATTCCATCAGGCAGTCGATATTAATGATTCTTTCAACAGTACCGGGTGAACGTATCATGCGTCCGGATTACGGATGTGAACTATACAAACTGACCTTTTCACCCAATGATGAAACAACCGCAGGTCTTGCTATTCATTATATAAAAAAGGCAATTGCAAAATGGGAAAAAAGAATAGAAATCACCGGTATTGATGCGGCTCCCAATGCTGAATATGACGAAATTCTCGATATTACAATGTCATATACAATTAAAAAGAACCTTAACGAAGATCATTTAACCTACTCTTTTAATTTGGAAGGTTCTACTCGATGA